The Eptesicus fuscus isolate TK198812 chromosome 20, DD_ASM_mEF_20220401, whole genome shotgun sequence genome contains the following window.
GCCCCTCTCAGTGATGGGCGCGCCTTTCTCGGTGATGGGCACGCCCCTCTCGGTGATGGGCACGCCCCTCTCAGTGATGGGCACGCCCCTCTCGGTGATGGGCACGCCCTCCTCGGTCATGGACACGCCCCTCTCGGTGATGGACACGCCCCTCTCGGTGATGGGCATGCCCCTCTCGGTGATGGACACGCCCCTCTCGGTGATGGGCATGCCCCTCTCGGTTATGGACACGCCCCTCTCGGTGATGGGCACGCCCCTCTCGGTGATGGGCACGCCCCTCTCGGTGATGGGCACGCCCCTCTCGGTGATGGGCACGCCCCTCTCGGTGATGGGCACGCCCTCTTCGGTGATGAACGTGCCCTCCTCGGTGATGAACACACCCGGCTCGGTGATGAAAGCGCCCCTCTCGGGCATGAGCGAGGTCCTCTCAGCACCCAGCCCCTCGGCCAAGCCGAAGGCCTTCGCCTGGTCTTCTAGCCACTCCGgggtctccaggtccatcccgGTGACCAGAGCGGTGAAGTACTGGATGTGGGACAGCATGCCCTGCATCTGGCTGTCCATGGTCCTCAGCTGCCGGTCGAGGTCCTGGACCTGCCCGCCCAGGTCCTGGACCTGCCCGCCCAGGCCCTTCACCTGGCTCTCCAGCACCACTGACGGGACCCTGGGCACGCTGGTCCTTCGCCTCTCCTTAGACACAGAGACCTGCGGGGTGCTGAGCGAGACCCGCGGGGTGCTGAGCGAGACCCGCTGGGCCTCTGAGAGCCTCCGCTCCGGCGACAGGGGCTGGAAGTCCACCCGGTTGTCCTGCATGTTGAGGTTCTTGAGCAGGGCCACGAGGAGCGTGTGGAGCGCATTGAAGTTGACGGCACCCACCTCGGGAGTGCCGATGGCCAGGTCGGCCAGCTCCCGGAGCGAGACCGTGGCCGCCAGGGGCGGCATCGTGTGCAGTCTCAGGAGCGCTCAGCTTCCGCAGCCGGACGGTTGGCCATGCCCCCCTCACTGCTCGCAGcgcctctgaggggtcccggggcgccctgcccctgggcccagccGCACTGGACACCAGTCATCATCTGGAGCCTGCCCGGAGGACCGAGAGGAGCGCCCGCCTCCCGGGCGGGGTGGGGTCCCCGCCAACCGTCCGCCGTCCGGTCgtctctgctggagcccagggctgCCCTCCCCTTCGGAGGGAGTCGGTGGACGTTTGGATCGCGCGGTGGGCGGCCGACCCCGTTGTGTGGTTCGGCGCGCGGAAGAGCGCACGCGCGGCGCCGAGGGGCGAGGAGTGCGCGGGACGCGGGACGCAGCCTGTGGGGACCGGCCCACGCGCTAAGGAATCTGGGGAAGGCTTGGTTGGCCACACTCCAAGGCGCCGCTGCTTTTTATTCTCAGTAAAAGCTCCCAGGAGAGGGGGCGTGGGGCTGTCCCAAGGCGTTTTCAGCAGGGAGCACCCACAtgggtttggggaggggaggcatcCTGAGGCTCACCCAGAGGGCAGCCTCCCGCAGCCTCCAAAGGCCCAGGATTCACTCCCTCTGAAGGCCACCAAGGCTTCCTGGCGTTATGCAGAGCAGTGGCACAAACCTACTGCGGTCCTGAGTCCTTGGCCTCTTGGGGACAGTTCCCCTCATTTTGCACAACCAGAAGGGAGGGTAACAGAAAAGCCCACTCAGCAGACAGGCCTTTTCTGCTGCCCAATTAGACCTTGTTGGTGCTAATTTACCTCAGAGCATCCCCGCCCCCCTCTTCCAGACAGCTCATCTGCACGCACTGTTTTAACTGCTTTCAAATTCAAATTTAGTCTAGTCTGAGCAGGTACAATGTCACTGAAACCCTTTATGGACACCCCCCTTCCCTCACCCTCCACAAAAGCAGTGTTTCCCTGGAAATGGAGTTAAAGATAAGTCTAGCCCtggctgttttgctcagtggttagtgtgtcgacccacagactgaagggtctggggtttgattcctgatcaagggcatgtgccttagttgcaggtttgatctctggccccggttggggcgtgtgcaccagtcgatgtatctctctcacatcatatctccccccgccccccactctctttaaaaatcaatggaaataataccctaaggtgaggattacaaaaacaCCACCAATGAAACAAACACGAGTCTAACTCCCCGAAGGACTGTTCACCGTTACATTCCCAGCGCCTGGCACAAGGCCCGCAGGCGGTTGTCATCTTCAAAAGCACAAACTCTTTGCACACTCTCTGTGCACCCACGCGATCGCCTTGTAAAGCTTAAGGCCAGAGCAGTCACAGCCTTGGATCGGGCCTGGCCCATCTGGAAGCTGCGGCGGGTGGGCTCTCAATCCCGAGTTCAGTGACTTCCCACAGCACGGTTACTGCTCCTTCACTAGCCACGGCTGCAATGCAGCTCCTGTTTTcatcttatttcttcttaaaatgtattgttattgatttcagagagagagaaacatcaatgaggagaatcactCATCAGTGATTCTGCATGGCTTGGCTGCCcgctgctcgccccctactggggaccaagccatgTGCCCCGAGGgcgaatggaacagtgacctcctagttcatagagccatgctcaaccactgagccgcaccagccgggCCCGTTTTCGTTTTCATCCGAGACTTGGTATGCACATGAGGACTTTCTAAATGCCAGTGGGAAGGGCTTATCTAATATACCCTCATTCTAATCCCAGGAAATATATTCTACTACATGCTTTCACTAAGTACGTCACTTGGGGAAATATTAAATGGAGGTATAAATGGAATTTGGTTGAAAGGACCTTTGCTTTCAATTCCAAACCTCTTTATACTGTGGACGACAGAGGCCAGGAATGACGAGCCGTCTGCCTGAGCTAGGAACAGGTCTCCTGAGGAAGCCTGTGGCTCTTCCTCTACCCACGCTCACCATTTCATAGTTAAGTTCTTTGCTCAAAatgcccccacctggcctgtTAACAGCAGCAGCCTACTTGTACGCTTGAAAAGCTGATGGGCTCAAAGTCTTGCCTGTGGGCTGGGAACTTTTCTAGTCCTTAGTAAAGGGATAAAAATGTCAacgagcccggctggcgtggctcagtggttgagcatcgacctaggaaccaagaggtcagggttcgcttcccggtcagggcacgtgcctgggtgatgggctcgatccccagtgggggacgtgcaggaggcagccaatcaatgattttctttcatcgttgatgtttctctctcctttcctctctgaaataatgatatatatatttatattttaaagtcaacAAAACTTCCCTGCCGAGAAACACAACTGTACAAAATGTGCAAATTGGCCTTTATTGTCTCCGAGGAACTACCAGACCCATCGAGCAATTCCAGGTCACGGCGGGCAGACGCCCTCCTTCCCGTCGCTGCCCTCAGCCCTGACCCGGGGCGGACCAGAGGGTGGGAAGTTTATACCACACTGCAGCCAGGTCTCCCTGACACATGGGTGTAAGTCAGGGTTCTGATTGTGTCATTTTAAATGCTGGGTAGAAAGGCCAAGTGCAGTTCTAAGTGATTCAATAAACAGTGTCACCTATAACTGGGAAACGTACAATCCGTTGTGTTTTACAAATTTAGATCTTCACCATCTTATTCAGTGAGGATTTCACTCCAATGGGCAGGAGCGACAGGACCTGCGGAAGACTCCTGCCCGGGACTGGGCCCACCACGGACCCCACCCCTTGACTGCATCCCTCGTCTCCTGCAGAGTCTGGACCAAGTTAGTCCCCAGGAGGCACGCCAGTGGGTGGCTGTGCAATGGCGTGGAGACCAGCAAGACAAGAGAGCCTTTCATTTGTGCAAGGCACACGCCCAGAGAGGGCGCCATTCTCCGACCTGCGTCCTTGCTGGGGAGCAACCCTGCGCACGCCTGGCTGCTCACCGGCTGCAGCAGTCTCTCCAGAAGGTTCGCCTGCGGCTGCCTAAGGCGAGGACAGTTGGATGGAAACAGTTGGATGGAAGCACTCGGCTTCCCGCCCCAGGCGGAACAGGAACACGCATTCCCTGCGGCTGCAACAACTGAATGCAGTTCCCGAGTTAGGACGGCCTGCCGCTAAGTCCTTCCAACACCATCGGCTCTGGTTCTTCTCAGGAAAGTGCTGGTGACGTTCCTTGAAGGAACAGGATGGTGAGGGCACACATTTAAGGCCATTTATCCGTTAGCGCTGTCTCCCTCTTGACTATCTTAATGCCTCCCACCGACCAAGCTTGACGGGAGAGACGCTCTGCCTCCGTTGAAAGGAAACACCATGTACATAACTGATGGCACTGTTCTCCTCAGGAGGCCCAGGTCAAGGCCACCGTGAGCGCTAGTCATCCACAGTGATGTTCCGGAAGAGGTAGGCCATGGACTCCCCGTTGTGGATCCTGCGGATGGCCTCAGAAAGGATCAGGCTGATGTCCACCGTCTTGATCTTGGGGCACTGGAGCTTCTGCACCTCGTGAGGGACAGTGTTGGTCACCACCACCTGGCCATGGCAGCAATGGGAACAAGCATGGTAACTGGCGTTTATCCAACATTTAGTATTCCCAGCCCAAGTCCCAACTCACAAAACCTTAGTCCGCTGAGTGGTGTTTACAAACTAGACTAACCAACTTCACACACGGGAGGGGTCTCGTGGTTCCGAACTAAGGTTCTGAGCGCCACGGTCTTGTATGCAGGAGACAGGGTGAGCCCTGCGCTGCATGGAGGAGAACGCTCCTTGGGCACCAAACCGTACGGAAGCACGAATTGCACTGAGTACACAGACGCTGGCCAGGACAGGCCCTCGGGAGAGGGCGAGCCACGCTGGCTGAGTCCCGTCATTACTCACAGAAGAGGCAGCGAGCCCGCACCTACGCTAAGTGTTCGAGCCCCGCAGACAGACAGACCTCATCGATGGAGGACTCCTCGATCAGGCGGGGGGCCTCTGCAGACAGGATGCCGTGGGTGGCCATGACGTAGATCTTGTAAGCGCCTCTCTCTTTCAGGATCTCTGCAGCAGCAACGAAGCTTTCCACATCATCAATGATGTCATCCTGAGAAGAGACGGGGGAAGGAGCTCCGGGCCCCGCCCGAGGACACACTCTCTGCCCTTCCCGGCACCCGTCTCAGAGGACGCAGGTCACCAGCAGAGCCATCCACCCGGGCAGAGGTCGCACGCCCCGCCATGGCAAGAGGACTGCGCGGACCGCACTGGGCCTGGCTGTCGGTGCAAAGAGCAACAACGCCTCACAGTCACGTGACATTCACAGCTGGAGTTTACGACCCAGGCTCATTTCCTGTGTCCAATGTCAGATCGATGTCCCACAGCCAGCGACCCTGTACTTTCCCGAGAAAGTtagacggcggggggggggggggggatgggggggggggtacacaGTAACAAAGTGAGCCACTGCGAGGACCGTCCTCGGGCCCAGCGAAGGCGCTTAGAGCACATAGAACACGTTCAGGTTTGCAGAATGAGACACTTGTTCCCTATAGAAATGGAACagctctgcctggccagcatggctccgtggttgagcaccaacctatgtatgaaccaggaggtcacaattcaattcccagtcagggcatgtgcccaggtcgcaggctccatccctagtgtggggcgtgagGGGGCGGCCAatcacgtttctctctcatcactgatatctctctccctctccctctcccttcccctctgaaaccaACACaaagatctatttttaaatggaacGGCTCCTCCTTAGTTCACCTCTCCGCCCTAAAGCTTAAGGTGAGGACGCAGCTGCTTTGATGGGACCCACAGCCCATAAGACAAAGGTCACTTATGGGGTGAACTTGCTTATGGGAGTTACCAAGTTCTCCTTACAGCGGTCGGTTATAATAATCCCTGTTCACCTCCATAAAAATCTCTCTTTATCCTAGGCGTTTGGGCGAGAAAGGAAAGACGGATCCATTTAAGTCCATCATCGTTACTGGAAACACAACCCGAAGTGAAACAAGCTATGAGAGCCAGGGGTGCCCGCTCTGCGCAGGAAGACGCGCGGCCATACCACTATGATGGCGATGCTCCCGCCGACGTCTCCCACCACGGTTATCGGCGGCTTCTCTTTGGCCATCATCACTACAAAACGACACAAACGACAAGCCCAGTTAGTCAGCATCACTAAGTAGCCGTGACCACAGCCAGCCTCCCCGTCTGGGAGTGTGGCAAAGCCACTGTAGACCAAAAAAAGCAGCAGATGCCTCTgcaaggagccaggggtccctcAGAAACGGCCTGTCTAGAGCACGTTGTCTGGCAGGAACGGACGGTGAGCCCcactggcgtggctccgtggttgggcatcaacctatgaaccaggtcatgttCAATTCTCagtccaagggcacatgcccaggttgcgggctcactccccggtgaggggcgtgcaggaggcagccaatcaatgattctctctcatcagtgatgtttctctctctctccccctctcccttcctctctgaaagcaattttaaaaattcaaaaaaaagaaaagaaaagaaacctgggtatatgccctgaccacgAATGGAAAGCATGACATTTcagtgtatgggaggatgctcaacagAACAATACTGACCAGGGTAGTTTGCAGTTATTCATATTATTTGAATACATTTCATTACATCACTTTTACAAATACAGATGTGATTTGGTTGATGTTTGGCTGAAGTGAACTTTGTAAAAAATGCATGATtgagccgaaacaggtttggctcagtggatagagtgtcggcctgcgaactgaaaggtcccaggttcgattccggtcaagggcatgtaccttggttgcggacacatccccagtgggggttgtgcaggaggcagctgatcgatatttctctctcatcgatgtttctaactctctatccctctcccttcctctctgtaaaatcaataaaatatattttttttaaatgaaaaaaaaaaaaaaagaaaagaaacagacgGTGACATATAACTCTGCAGttttagtagccacattaaaaagtaaaatcacatATGTgaagtgaatattttattttacccaatatagccaaaatattatttcaatgtgtaatcaatatgcaaatttactAGCGATGTTTTACATGGTTTTCAGACTCAGTCTTGGGAAGTTGGTGCGCCTGTTGCACACAGCACTGCCCAGCGGAGCCTGGCCGCCACCGGTCCGGCTGGCACAGGTGTAAGGACGGGGCGCAGCGCGAGGAGAGCCAGCaccgcccaccaccaccagggaAACGCCCGCCGCGGGGACGCACGGGGAAATGCACGGGGAATGCCACTCCGCAGACAATGACCAGGGAAAGTTTTCTCCCAGATGACCGTCACCGGACAGCGTGACCTACCAACACGAGGCCATAACCAGTTTCCTGCCAGTAAGGAACTGGAGAACAATAAGTACGAGTCCCCGGGCTTCCGGGTTTGATCAGCCTCAGAGTAGAGGCTTCTCACTACAAATTCCTGCCCGGAAAAGGCCCATCGGGCACAGAACAAACGAGGGGACAGAGCAGAGCGCCGAGAGCGCGCCGCAGAGGAGGTGTCCTCGGAAGGACAGGCTGGTCCCTGCGCTTTCGAAAGCTGCTTCCTGCTCTGAAACGTTTCTTAAGCTggtggtgggagagagaggagtgaTACTCAGAGCGATCAGACCGGTGAGTAGTTACCAGCCGTGTGGTAATTACCAGCAACAGCCCAGTTCAGCCGATCCTGCCTACGGGCACCGTAAACCTCGACCAGCAGGGGCTGTGCCTCTCCAGCAATCAGCCGAGTTGAAGGCAGCACTGTCTCCCTGGCCCATTTCAGCCGGCCTCTCCTGCTGCCCCATCCCAGAAACAAGGGCAATTTCTTGACTCTGGCCAGTCAGAAAGTCTCATCGCCCAGAGGAAGAAAGTACATCACCGCCGTTAGGAAAGAACTCCTCAAATCCTGGCTTTAAGGAACCCGACCACCCCTGAAACAGAGCTGGCCCCTTTTCTTGACcacttttctctgtaaaaaagacAAAGGTTGCCAGCCAGGATCCCTCATTAAAGATCAACAGAGAATTAGCTCTAGTCTGAGGCAGAAAACCAGGCTCCGTTCGCGGCTCTCTGAcctgcctctccccacacacctgtcaGTCTGAAAGGAGAAAGCGCTCAGCGAGGACGAGGCCTAGGCTTCCGAGGGCTTTTAAAAAGCAAGCCTGGCTCCCCATGGCCCATTCCTTGCCCATAACGAGCTAAAACTGAACACGTACCTTGATGTCTCCTAAAAACAGAGACAAGCTTTATTACAGGGTCAACAGGAAAAATAGTGCCGGGCAGGCTTACAACTTTTCCCCAACAGCtttcccagaaaataaaataccaaacatTTGAaatttcagcccagctggtgtggctcagtggttgagcgtcgacctatgaaccaggaggtcatggttcaatttccagtcagggcacatgcctgggttttgggctcgatccccagtggggggcgtgcaggaggcagccaatcactgattctctctcatcactgatgtttctatctctctctgcctctcctttcctctctgaaatcaataaaaaaaattttttttaaattaaagtatcaGTAAAAGTGATGTACTGTGAAGACAAGGGGTAAAGGGTGCTTCCACTACCCCATGTGTAAGACTGctctctgccctggccggttagAGCGtgggcccgcagactgaaggatcccaggttcaattccagtcaagggcacatacctcagttgcaggggtgtgtgcgggaggcaagggtttgatgtgtgtctctcacatggatgtttatctttctctgtctctccccatcccttccactctctctaaaaatcaatggaaaaatatccttgggtgaggattaataaaaaaataaaatgaaaacattctttaaaaaaaaaaaaatactggtagTAGCAATGAATTAGCTTGTAACACACTCAATAAAACAAGACTCTACAAATCCATACTGACACAGAGGAATgaaccaggagggggaggggaactcGGAAGATCACCATTTGACAACAACCACAGTAATAACTAATCACGAGGAAACAACGTGCCCCAATTGAGGAATACTCGACAAAGCAACTGGCCTGTCCTCCTCAGGAGAATCAGGTCACGAGAGAACAGAGGTGCGTTCTGGACAAACGGAGACTAAAGAGAAGTGACGGCTGAGCGCAGCGAGTCCCCTTCTGTTGGGTGCCAGTCCAGAAAAGGACATTCTCTTCTGTTCTGAAGGACATTGGTGGGACGGCTGATAAAACCTGAGTAAGGTCTGAAGACGGGACAAGAGAATTTAACAAGGTCAGTTTCCTGCGTCTGATCGTTATAACATGAGAATGTTTACACCTCAGACAGGGGCCGTCTGAAATGACCTGAGTGTGAGCTTTCTACTACTTGCACCTGTGCAGGTCTGTATGTTTCTGAGGCATGGCAAATGGATACatatatttaagagaaaataaactccTTCCTCGGATataaaaagcataatatatcTTCCGTTTAGAATGCTGGTTATTGCCACTCAAAAGTTCCATGGAAACACACAGCCTCCACACGGCTTGGTTAGTTAGTCTGTCGGTCCTCAGGTCATCAGCTCCGTGACTAACTCAGGGCGAAAGCTCCCGATCACCGAAGCCTGGTATCTGACCAGCGgtgcccagtgcccagcgccCAAGAGAGAAAAGCTTAGGCTTCAGAGCGCACACACACTTTCCTACTACAGCTCAAGTGATCTCACCCCCTCTCGATTGCCTTACACACCCTGCAAATGTGTCTACAACCTCCTTTCACAAACGGCGAAATCAACGCAATACCATCCAGTTAATTAAAAATACCCAGACGGCAGGTCCACCCAAGTATTAATTCCTAGCCATTCATGTCATCGCAGACGTTCCTCAGTTTCCAAATAAAGTGAGAAAGAGAGCGACTCACACGGCAGCTCCAGGCCGGGGTGGACCGTGGCGTTTTTGACCATCGGGGGGGAGTGGCGGCCGTCGTCCATGTCCAGCTCGGTGCACTGAGCCTCCCCGTGGATCACAGCCAGGCCCAGCCGGAGTCTCTCCGCGTATGACTGGGCCCTGAGAGAAGGACGAGCGAGACGGTGAGCGTCCGGGAGAAAACCCACGTCACTATTCCCCCACTTTATTAATCACAAATGGAAGCATCATCCCACCTCTTAGGGACTCACAAGGGAATTATTTAtacaaaacagaaccagagtaAAAGCCTCCAGGGGCATGAGAGCTGCGATGTGGGCGAGTGTCTGATTCTAGATCATTCTGGTTCTAGCCTTTGCCCAATAATCTAACTCTTCTTCAGAAGAAAAAACTTGGTTGAAAAAGGTCTCTTAAAAATCACTGCTgccccgctggcgtggctcagtggttaagtgtcgacctacgaaccaggaggtcatggttcgattcctggtcagggcacaggcccgggtttcaggctcgatccccagtgtggggcgtgcaggaggcagctgatcaatgatcctcatcattgatgtttctatctccctctcccttcctctctgaaatcaataaagacttatttaaaaaacaacaacaataaacccCCGCCTGGAAAGTGCTCGTagccctctgccttccttttccTGAGACTGTGAAGGAAGCACTTCATTATCGGCGATGAGGCGAGAGTCCAGGCCAATGAGCCTTCCCGGCCGCCACAGGACAGCCCCTAGACACCAGAGCAGCTCGCTCCGACCTCCGAGAGCACCCGCCAGGGCTCGCGTAAGTATCTGGAGCAGTTACCTTTTTGCAGCATCAGGAGACTTAGCTACAATGACTGCGTTTCTGTAATTTGGAATCTAGATttggaggaaaaataagaaaatactgaAAAGTTATGCCTGGATGCTGGTATTACATTCTTTCCTCTTATAACAACAATCCACACTAGCAATCATATATGCTAGAATTTCATTCacacattttagaattttaacaCTTAccaattaacatcattaaaaatactGTTacatcaagaagaaaaaaaagtaattaattcTTAAAACCTTCATTTAAGAAAACGTAAGCCAACTGCTAAAGATACTTAGAAGGAAATCCCTATTTACGTCTCTGAACTCTGAAACCCTCCAGGCCTAAGTGCTGACCCTCTCTGGCTGCCTCAGGATCAGACTAAGGGGAAGGTCACGTGATGTGCCTTTCCATGTGGAAATGGGACACCAGAGAGCAACTGCATGGAGGACGGGGGTGCGGGCGGCTCCTCACTTCTTCCTGGATGTACTGAAGCAGGAAAGGTGAGGCTCGGAGGTTGTCCACGGGAAAGCTGAAAAAGCCTTGGATTTCCTTTTGGTGAAGGTCCATAGTGATAATGTGAGTTAaacctgaaattttaaaacaaagaattacAAGTTCACCCCTGAAGTTAGTGACTACAGGGGACACACACTAGACGCCCAGCTCCTGTTTCCTATCGAAGACTGGAGGCCGGGGGTACTGTTAACAAGCACATGAGTCATAGGCTTTATCTGCAACCTTAACAAAACCTAACGAACTAAAGAATgtgcccagcctggccagtgtggctccgtggttgagcactgacctgggcactaagaggtccccagttcgattcctggtcagagcacaggcctgggttgcacaatccccagtagggggcgtgcaggaggcagccaatcaatgattctctctcattgttgatgtttctctctctctccctctcccttcctctctttctaaaaaacgTGCGCAGCCTCCTGTGAAGGCGTCTCTAACCTGCCTCAAAGACAGGCCCGAAGCTGAGAGACGTGccatgccctcctctgctgctaTTACTATTCGCTTGGTCCTCAAAATCAAGAAAACTCAGGTAGAAGCAAAAATACGAAGATGGAATTAATAAATACCGAAGCAAAAATTGATGTAAAAATAGTAAGGCCTTGATTAAATAATTTAGTAAGAAATGTGAAAAGACTGTGGCTGAGGCAGAagaaataagaaagcaaaaacaaagtaATGTACATactaaaaaaaagataaatcatgTAATACAAAGATAGAAACTGAAAGGTTTagaacaattttttatttttttttttttacagagaggaagggagagggagagagagttagaaacatcgatgagagagaaacaatgatcactgcctcctgcacaccccctactggggatctgcctgcaaccaaggtacatgcccttgaccggaatcgaacctgggactcttgagtctgcaggccgacgctctatccactgagccaaaccagttagggctagaacAATTTCTATCAGAAATAAAGAACGGGCCatgaaatattccttttttaaaaaatatatatattttattgattttttttaaaatatattttattgattttttacagagaggaagagagagggatagagagttagaaacatcgatgagagagaaacaccgatcggctgcctcttgcacaccccctactggggatgtgcccgcaaccaaggtacatgcccttgaccggaattgaacctgggacccttgagtccgcaggccgacgctctatccactgagccaaaccggtttcggctattttattgattttttacagagaggaagggagagagatagagagccagaaacatctatgagagagaaacatcgatcagccgcctcctgcacaaccccgctggggatgtgcccgcaaccaaggtacatgcccttgactgaaatcgaacccaggacccctcagtctgcgggccgatgctctatccactaagccaaaccggttagggcaccatgAAATATTCTTATAGAAAAACAAGAAGACAGACTGAAATATCAACAGGGCTAAACAAAAAGGGATATATGTTTCTGAGGACTcaaatctgtttgtttttttctttgttagagCTTTAAATAAACATCAGGCTAATGACATTCTAATCATTGTCAAGTGCGATTACATTTGATTCCCAGGCCAGCTAGAACGTCACTGCTACAAAAGCACGTTAGAATAAGAGCAAAGAAAATGAGCTGCTGCGCAGACACTCAGGAAGGGGACGGGGAGtgtcagctggaggaggagcaAAAGAAAACTCCAGTGTAACGTTGTGCACATGAATAAAGCTCAGCAAGGAGGCAAGGACAGAAATCCAGGCCTGGAACTCGGAAGGCCAGGAGTGCCCACATTGCCAGTTAAAATGTGAtgaagagccctgaccggtttggctcagtggatagggcgtcagcctgcggactcaagggtcccaggttcggttccggtcaagggcatgtaccttggctgcgggcacatactcagtagggggtgtgcaggaggcagctgatcgatgtttctaactctctatccctctcccttcctctctgtaaaaaagcaataaaatggccaaaaccggtttggctcagtggatagagcgttggcctgcggactgaagggtcccaggtttgattccggtcaagggcatgtaccttggtt
Protein-coding sequences here:
- the PRPSAP1 gene encoding phosphoribosyl pyrophosphate synthase-associated protein 1, with the protein product MPKKLLLLPPLSVSSAFRAPRVSPAARLAMNAARTGYRVFSANSTAACTELAKRITERLGAELGKSVVYQETNGETRVEIKESVRGQDVFIIQTIPRDVNTAVMELLIMAYALKTACARSIIGVIPYFPYSKQSKMRKRGSIVCKLLASMLAKAGLTHIITMDLHQKEIQGFFSFPVDNLRASPFLLQYIQEEIPNYRNAVIVAKSPDAAKRAQSYAERLRLGLAVIHGEAQCTELDMDDGRHSPPMVKNATVHPGLELPLMMAKEKPPITVVGDVGGSIAIIVDDIIDDVESFVAAAEILKERGAYKIYVMATHGILSAEAPRLIEESSIDEVVVTNTVPHEVQKLQCPKIKTVDISLILSEAIRRIHNGESMAYLFRNITVDD